Within bacterium, the genomic segment AGTCGGGCGAGCAGGTCGGCCAGGCCGTCGATGCGACCGGTGCCGCCGTCGCTCAGGCTCGCCACGGCGCGGCGGTCGGCGTCGACGACTTCGAGGAAGACGGCCAGGGTCTGGTCGGTGGTGGCGATGGTGCCGGCGACGACCTCCTCGAGTACCGTTTCGATGCGATGGGTGAGCTCCTCCAGGTCGCGGAAGCCCATGAAGCCGGCGTTGCCCTTGAAACTGTGCAGGGCGCGCAAGGCCTCGGCGAGGTCGGGCCCGTCGGGGCCGGCCTTCAGGGCGGCGAGCAGGTCCTGCTCCGCGGCGTCGAGCAGCTCCTCGGCCTCCTCGATGAAGCGGGCCTTCATCTCGGGCGTGACCGTGATGGCCGGGAAGTGGAGCGCGTCGGGCGCGTCGGCGGCGGGGTCGGGCCAGTCGACCGCGACCTCGGGTTCGGCGGCGGGCTCCGGCGCGGCGGCCGGCGCCGCGGGTGCGGGCTCGCCGTTCTGCTTGGCGGTGATGGAGACCTGCAGGGCCGCGACCTGGGCCTGGACCTCGTCGCGGTAGGCGTCGTCGCGGCCGGACTCGGCCAGATCCTCCATCACCTTGCGCAGCAGGTCGATGGTCTGCAGCAGCAGGGGGATGTCG encodes:
- a CDS encoding Hpt domain-containing protein; translation: MNDVDLEISAAFVEEGLEMIDEVEPQLVALETTQDAAGHVDLEMVNSIFRLFHSLKGSAGFLELTNIVELTHKAENLLDIFRKGEAALAGPDIPLLLQTIDLLRKVMEDLAESGRDDAYRDEVQAQVAALQVSITAKQNGEPAPAAPAAAPEPAAEPEVAVDWPDPAADAPDALHFPAITVTPEMKARFIEEAEELLDAAEQDLLAALKAGPDGPDLAEALRALHSFKGNAGFMGFRDLEELTHRIETVLEEVVAGTIATTDQTLAVFLEVVDADRRAVASLSDGGTGRIDGLADLLARLDALQGGDAAPTDAPPAAPKKSGFIPLGRMPAAKAPARSEERH